From the genome of Sphingopyxis sp. DBS4:
AAAGATGGTGATCGGCAGGCTGAGCATCTGAATCTCGCGCACCGTCCCCGCCTGCGCTCCGACGCCGAGGAACACCGCGCCCAAAAGCAGGAAGGCCATGACGAAATAGGCAAAGCCGACCCCGATGAAGAACGGCCAGCCGCTCGCCGGGGCGACCGCGAGTGCGGCGGCGGGCTTGCCCGCGGCGGCGATGGCGGCGGGATCGAGCAGGGTCGCCGCGACGAAACCGCCGACGAGCGCAACGACGAGCCAGAAGGCGATGAACAGGATCGCGACGCCGAGAAAACCGAGCAGCTTGCCGAGGAACACGCTTTCGAGCGGCACCGCGGCGGCGAGAATCTCGATCACCTTGTTGCCTTTCTCCTCGGCGAGCGAACTCACCGTCTGGCCGGCGAGCAGCAGGGTGACGAGGAAGATGATGAACACCGCGCCGAATCCCAGCGACTGCTGCGCCGCGATGCTTGTCCCGCCGCGAGTGAGCGCCTCGAAATGCGGCGTGATCGGCGGTGGCGCGCCGGCGGCGCGGCCACGCACCGCGTCGCCCGCGATCAGTGCGAGATAGCGGCCGGCGCTGCTTCCCGCCTCGCGCTCGACGATATGCGGCGCGGTCAGCGGGCCGCTCATTACCGCATAAGTGTCGCTGCCTTTCTCGCGCGCCACCGCGACGGGATCGAGCGCCGCGCTCGCGAGACGGACTTCGAGCGTCGCCGGTTCGCGCGGCATCGCGGCGCGCAGATTCTTGTCGGCGGCGCGCAGCGCCTCGACGTCGGCGGCATCGGCGATGACGACGATGCGGCCCGCGCCGCGCGCGCTGTCGGCGAGCTGCGAGGCCCCCATGCCCCCCGCCAGCGCCATGCCGACCATGAACAAAGGCGCGAGCAGGAAGAGCAGGAAGGTCGGCGTCGCGACGATCGCCAGAAAGTCGCGGCGCGCGATGACGAGCAGATTGCGAAGGAAAGGAGTCATGCCGCGTCCTCCTCGATCGCGCCTTCTTCGGGGTCGCCGTCGAAACTGGCGTCGACCTGGCGGACGATGTGGACGAAAGCGTCGTGCAGCGCCGGACGCGCGATCGACAGGCCCGCGACGCCGTGGCCGCCGGCGGTGATGCGCGCGAGCAAAGGCTCGACCGCGCTGTCCTCGATCGCGAAATGCCAGGCTTCGCCGCGGCGTTCGGCGCCGGCGGGAAGCAGCGCGGCGACCGTGTCGCTGCCGTCGCGCGGGGTATAGCGCACCTGCATCGGCAGCAGCGCGCGCGCGTCGTCGACCGTTCCCTCGAAGCGGCGGGCCGAACGCGCGATGATCGCCAGCCGGTCGCAGAGGCGCTCGGCATGGGCCATGACATGGGTCGAAAAGAGGATCGTCGCGCCGCGCCCCTGTTCGCGCCGGACGAGCGTTTCGAGCCGCTCCTGATTGACCGGGTCGAGCCCCGAAAAAGGCTCGTCGAGAACGATCAGGTCGGGTGCATGAACGATCGATCCGATGAGCTGAACCATCTGCGCCATGCCCTTCGACATCTTGCGGATTTTCTCGTCGATCACGCGCTCGAGCCCGAGTTCGGTCATGAAGGTCGCGGCGCGCCGCCGCCCTTCGGACCAGTCGAGCCCGCGCAGCGCGCCCATGAAGGCGATCGCCTCGCGCGCCTTCATCCCGGGATAAAGCCCGCGCTCCTCGGGAAGATAGCCGATGCGGTGGCGCACCGCCTGCGGCCGGTGGCCGCCGAGCAGCCGGCTCGTTCCCTCGTCGGGATCGACGATACCCAGCATCATGCGCAGGCTGGTCGTCTTGCCCGCGCCATTGGGGCCGAGCACGCCGTAAATGCATCCCGCGGGAACTTGCAGCGACACATGGTCGACTGCCTTGAAGCTGTCGAAATATTTGGTGAGGCCGGTCGCCTCGACGCTATACTCGGTCAAATGCTGGTCCCTGACATGCGGTTTCACCGGACTATGGCACGAAGGCGACGGTCGCGTATAGAGCGCCAATGGTTGCCGAAGCCTTGCCCCCCCTTGACGACACGCTGGAGGAGCGATTGGAAGCCGTGGCGCGCGAGCATGGCTTTGCGGCGTTCGGGATCGCGCGCGCCGACGCCGCCCCTGAAACCGCGGCGCGGCTGAACCAGTGGCTTACTGAGGGGTGCCACGGCGACATGATCTGGATGGAAAGTCGCGCCGCGCAGCGCGGGTCGCCGCAGGGGTTGTGGCCCGAGGTCCGCTCGGTGATCGCGCTCGGCATGAGCTATGCGCCCGCGCAGGATCCGCTAGCGCTGGCGGGCGTCCCCGATCGCGGCCGCATTTCGGTCTATGCGCAGGGCGCCGATTATCATGACGTCGTCAAGCGGTCGCTGAAGGCGGTCGCGCGCTGGCTCGTCGCCGAGGCGCCGGGGGCCGAGGTCAAGGTGTTCGTCGACACCGCGCCGGTGATGGAAAAGCCGCTCGCCGCCGCCGCCGGGCTCGGCTGGCAGGGCAAGCACAGCAATATGGTCAGCCGCGAACATGGCAGCTGGCTGTTCCTGGGGGCAATCTACACGACGCTCGACCTCGTGCCGTCGGCCGGTGCGCGCGATCGTTGCGGCAGTTGCACCGCGTGCCAGGACGCCTGCCCGACGCAGGCCTTTCCCGCGCCCTACCGCGTCGATGCGCGGCGCTGCATCTCCTATCTCACCATCGAGCATGACGGACCGATCCCGGTCGAGCTGCGCCGCGCGATCGGCAATCGCATCTATGGCTGCGACGATTGCCTTGCGGTCTGCCCGTGGAACAAGTTCGCCGATACCGCCGCGCGCCACCGCGCCTTCCTGCCGCGCGCCGAACTGGCGGCGCCGTCGCTCGCCGACCTGCTCGCGCTCGACGATGCGGGCTTTCGTCAGGTGTTTGCAGGGTCGCCGATCAAGCGCATCGGCCGCAACCGCATGGTGCGCAACGCGGCGATCGCGGCGGGAAACAGCGGCGATAGGACGTTTGCCCGGCGGCTGGAAGAACTGACCGGCGACGAATCGCCGATGGTCGCCGACGCGGCGGCATGGGCGCTCGCCGAACTGACGCCATGACGCAGTCCCCTATCGCCGCAACGCCGTGATGCAGCTGTCGACATTGGCGTCGCGCCCATCGGGGGTGCGCGCGTCGACATAGGTGGCGACCGGCTCGGCGCCCTGCTTTGGCGCGTAATAATAGATATCGAGGATGCAGGGCGACCCGGCGAATTGCAGCTTGCGGCCCATGCCTTCCTTGACGTCGAGCCGCGGCTTGCCGAACAGCGACAGCGCGGCACTGGCGTCATGCCCGACCAGGCTGTTGTTCTGGGTGATGCGCGGCGCCGTCGGCGGCGGCGCGGGCCGCGCGGTGGGCTGGGCCGGGCGCGGCACGGCGGTCGCAGCGCAGCCGCCAAGCGTGGCGGCGAGCATCGCGACGGCGATCAGCCTGATATGTCTCGTCATTCTTCCCCATCCCGCAGATGCAACAGATGAACGGCCATAGCTGCGCCGACGATGGGGGCCAACAGATTGGCGACGGGCACCAGAAAGCTTGCGGCGGACAGTGCGCCGAGCGACCAGCGCGTGGCGCGACCGAGACGCGGCCGATTCGGGTGGCGCGCGAGAATCATCGCTTCGAGATCGCGGCCGAGCAGCGCCGCATTGAGGACGAAGGCGAGCAGAGGCGCGCCGACCGCGGTGAACAGCAGGGATATATAGAGCGGCAGCGCGACCAGGTTCACCGCGATCAGCCGGCCGACCGAGGCGAGGCCGAGGCGCAGGCTCCGGGCGAAGCTGACCGGTACCGCGCGCGCCGCGGCGGCGGGATAGTGGCGCCCCTCGACATCGGCGACGATGCCGTCGGCGAACAGGCCGACGACAAGGATCGCGACCGCGCGGAACAGCAACCAGCTTGCCGCGATCAACAGCAGCACGACGAGCACGCCCGCCATGTCGAGCGTGGCGCCGTCGAGCCAATTCCAATGATCGAGCGCCCAGCGCGCGGCGAAGAAGATCGCACCGCCGGTGACGACGAAAATCAGCAGCGTCAGCGCGAGGCTGGCCGCCAGCACTCGCAACACGCGCGGATGCGGCAGGTCACGGAGCGCGAGTAGCAGGGCGTGGACGGCGCGGGCCATGCGCCGGGGATGGCGCGGCGACAGGCCACGCGTCAAGCGTCGCGCTTGCCTTGGCGTTCCGCGCCCCGTAAAGGCGCGCGCAGCTTTCCCTACAGAACAGGAATTTTCATGGCCGCCACCGCCCGTTTCGATGTCGTTGCGATTGGCAACGCGATCGTCGACGTGATTGCCCGCGCCGACGACGCGCTGATCGAGGCCGAGGGGCTGGCCAAAGGGTCGATGCGGCTGATCGACGCCGGGGAAGCGGCGCGGCTCTATGCGGCGATGGGCCCCGCGGTCGAGATGTCGGGCGGCTCGGCGGCGAACACCCTCGCCGGGATGGCGGCGCTCGGCCGGCGCTGCGCCTTCATCGGCCAGGTCGCCGACGACCAGCTCGGCCAGGTCTTCACCCACGACCTGACGTCGCTGGGCGTCGCCTTCGAGACGCCGCCGCTCGCCGAAGGCGACCCAACCGCGCGCTGCCTGATCTTCGTCACGCCCGACGGGCAGCGGACGATGAACACCTTTCTCGGCGCGTCGCAGAATCTGGGCCGCGAATCGCTCGCCCCGGCGCTGATCGCCGATGCCGACATCCTTTATCTCGAAGGCTATTTGTGGAATGCCGACGCTTCGCGCGCGGCAATGGCCGAAGCGATCGGGCTGGCGCGTGCGGCGGGCCGCCGCGTCGCTTTCACCCTGTCCGACACCTTCGTCATCGCGGCGCACGGCGAGGATTTCCGGCGCATGATCGCGGCGCGCGAAATCGACATCCTGTTCGCGAACGAGGCGGAACTGCTCGAACTCGCGCAGGAGGCGGATTTCGAGACCGCGCTGGCGAGCGTCGCGGCCGGTGTGCCGCTGCTCGTCGTGACGCGCAGCGAAAAGGGCGCCGTCGCGGTGACGAACGGCGAGCGCACCGCGGTTACGGCCGAGCCGATCGATCATGTCGTCGACACCACCGGCGCGGGCGACCTGTTCGCCGCCGGTTTCCTGTCGGGACAGGCGCAGGGACGCAGCATCGCCGACTGCCTGACGATGGGCGCGGTCTGCGCGCGCGAGATCATCGCACAGGTCGGCCCGCGTGCGCAAACCGACCTCGAGGCGAAAATCGCCGAACGGCTGAGCTGATCCTCCGCATATCATGATCATGTTCCCCGCGAAGGCGGGGGTCCATCTCCGGTTGGTGCAAGATGGAACCGGCCGGAGATGGGTCCCCGCCTTCGCGGGGACACAGCCGAAGAAGTGACCATCAGGCGGCGGGTTCCGCCGCCTCCGGATGTTTGCGGAACAGTGCGCGGTCGGCGGGGCCAAAGCCGCGCGTCCAGATCAGCCAGGCGTAAATGCCGAGGATGACGGGAACGCCGACGAGCAACTCGGCCCATTCGGGAAGCTTTGTCGCTCCCCAGCCGAGCACCGCGGCGCCCGCCGTCGCCCAGACGAGCGCCCAGCGCAGGCTGTTCACCGGCGCGCCGAGGACATGCGCGAGCAGCCGCGCCTTGACCAGCGAGGCGAAACCGAGCGCGAGCATCAGCGCCAGCGCGACCGCCGCGGCATAAGTGATCGGGTCGAGCCCCATCGACCGCGCGACGAGGATCAGCGCGACGCTGAGCACCGCCTGCAGCGCGAGCGTCGCGAGGCTGATGAGCAGGTTGCGGTGGCGCGCGACATAGACGAGCGCGGCTTCGCTGACCACGGCGGTCGCCGCGACGACCTCGGCCGCGAGCAGGAAGGCGAGCGCCCCCGCGCCGCCGACGAACTGCGGACCGACGAGGCCCATTACCGCCTCGCCCGGAATGCCGAGCGCAAGCGCGATCCCCGCCTGCGCGGCGATGATCCAGAAACCCACCTGGCTGACCTGCGCGGCGACGGCGGCGAATTTATGCTCGGCGAGGTTGCGCGTGATCACCGGGCCGAGGATCGGTTCGAAACTGGTCTTGAGCTTTTGCGGCAGCGACGCGACCTGTTGCGCCATATAATAGATGCCGTAGATCGTCGGCGAAGTGAACTGGCCGAGGATGAACAGGTCGAGACGGCGCGTCCCCCATTCGATCGCGTCGGCGGCGGCGAGCGGCGCGTTGCGGCGCGCGACCATGATCAGGTGCGACGGCTGCGGCCGCCAGACGCCGGGACCGCCATAGTGGCGGATCATCGGGATCAGCGCAGTCAGAAAGGCACCGACCATCGCCGCCGCATAGGAGAGCATCAGCCCGTCGCGCGGCGATACGAACCAGAAACCGGCGGCAGCGATGCTGATCACCCACGGCTCGACGATGGCCCGCGCGCGCACCGTCGCGCCGATGTCGAAACGATAGGCGCAGGCGGCGAGCGCGACGTCGGTGCCCGCGATCGCGAAGACGAGCAGCGCCATCCAGCGATCGGTGCTGTCGATGTCCCCCGCCGGAAACATGATCTGCGGCAGCAACAGCAGGATTGCTGATCCGATCGCCGAGGCGAGGAAGGCGACGAACATGCCGTCCCACACGACGTGGCGATGATCGGCCCCCTCGGCGCTCAATTGCTCGGCAAGACCGCGCTTGAGGCCGAGCGTCGCAAGCTGCGCGACGAGCTCGATGACGAGCACCGCAAAGGCGAAGCGCCCGACCGCTTCGGGTCCGTACCAGCGCCCCGCGAAATAGAGAAAGGGCAGGCGCGCGACGAGGCGCATGATGAAGCCGAGGAAATTGGTGCGCCCGCCCTTGGCGAGCGCGGCGGTGTCGGCGTCGGCCTGCTCCGGGGGCAGCGCAGACTCGGCGGATGCGGGGCTGCGCGCGGCTGCGCTGTCCGTCTGGCTCAAGCCCTGCGCCCCTTCTGCTGTTCCCCGTCCATCAGTCTAGCGCGGGTGGGGGAGGCAGGCAATTGCGATAGGCTGGTCATCGCCCCTCGGATCGGAGCGGGCGGCTGAGCAGAGCCTGAATGGCCTCGCCCGCGCGAATCTCGCCAGCAACGAGCCGCGCGACCGCGTCGGTGATCGGCATCTCGATCCCGTCGGCGCGGGCGGCGGCGGCGATCACCGGGGCGCTGAACGCGCCTTCGGCGACGGTGCGGCGGTCGGCCATCAGTGCGGCCGCCTCGGCGCCGCGCCCGAGCCCTTGCCCCAGCGCGAAATTGCGCGAGTTGGACGAGGTGCAGGTGAGCACGAGGTCGCCGAGCCCGGCCAGCCCCGCGAGCGTTTCGGCCTCGGCGCCGCGCGCCAGGCCGAAGCGCGTCATCTCGGCGAAGCCGCGGCTGATCAGCGCCGCGCGCGCGTTGAGCCCCAGCCCGGCGCCGTCGACGATGCCGCAGGCGATCGCGAGGATATTCTTGACCGCGCCGCCGATCTCGGCGCCGATCATGTCGGTCGACACGTAAGGGCGGAAATGCGGGCGGGCGAGCGCCTGCGCCAGCGCTTCGGCGGTCGCGGCGTCCGCGGCGGCGAGGGTGATCGCGGTGGGCAGGCCGGCGGCGACTTCGTGCGCGAAGGTCGGACCCGACAGCACCGCCAGCGGTCGGCCGGGACAGATATCGCGCGCGATGTCGATCGGGAAAGCGAAGCTCCCCGCCTCCATGCCCTTGCTGCAAAAGATCAGCGGCGCATCGCCGGCGGGCAGGTCGGCCAGCACCGCGCGCAGAAAGGGCACCGGGACGACGACGAGCAGCGCGTCGCATGCCGCAAGATCCGCGAGCGCGCCGGTCGCGGCGAGCGAAGGCGACAGCTTGGCGTCGGGCAGGAAAAGCGGGTTACGATGTTCGGCATTGATCGCCGCGACCACCTCTTCCTCGCGCGCCCAGAGGCGCACCGGCGCGCCCTCGGCGGCCAGCAGTTGCGCGAGCGCGGTGCCCCAGGCGCCGCCGCCGACCACCCCGAAACGATGATATGACGTCATGCTTTCACTCCGGCGCCACGCACCGCCTCGGCTTCGGGGTCGAGCGGCCAGCGCGGTCTCGCCGCGGTGTCGAGCGGGTCGGTCAGCCCCGCCGCGAAACGCTCGGCGCCCGCCCAGGCGATCATCGCGCCATTGTCGGTGCAGAGCCACAGCGGCGGCGCGACGAAGGGCTTGTCGAAGTGCGCGGCGAGATCGGTCAGCGCGCCGCGAATCGCGCCGTTCGCAGCCACCCCGCCCGCGACGACGAAAGCCGTGGCATCGGGGCAGGCGGCGAGCGCGATGCGGCTGCGATCGACGAGGCAGTCGACCACCGCCTGCTGGAAGGAGGCGGCGAGGTCGGCGACGCCATGCTCGCCCGAAGCGGCGGCCCGCGCGACCGCGCTCTTCAGCCCGGCGAAGGAGAAATGCGGCTCGGCGCTGCCGACGAGTGGGCGCGGGAGCGGCACCGCACGCGGATCGCCGTCCTTGGCGACGCGCTCGACCGCCGGGCCGCCGGGATAGCCGAGGCCCAGCAGCTTCGCGGTCTTGTCGAAGGCTTCGCCTGCGGCGTCGTCGATCGTCGTCGCAAGGCGGCGATAGGCGCCGACGCCCTCGACGCGCAGCAATTGGCAATGACCGCCCGAGACGAGCAGCAGCAGATAGGGAAATTGCAGATCGGGGTCGGCGAGTCGCGGGCTCAGCGCATGACCTTCGAGATGGTTGACCGCGATCAGCGGCTTGCCCGCCGCATGCGCGAGCGCCTTGCCCGTAACGAGCCCGACCATCACCCCGCCGATCAGCCCCGGCCCCGCGGTCGCGGCCACCGCGTCGACATCGGCGAGCGACATGCCCGCATCGGCAAGCACGCCCTCGACGAGCGGCGCGAGCCGGTCGACATGCGCGCGCGCCGCGATTTCCGGAACGACGCCGCCATAGGGCTGATGTTCGGCCTCCTGCCCTGCGACGCGGTGCGCGAGAATGCGCCGTTCGCTGTCGACGAGCGCCGCTGCGGTTTCGTCGCAGCTCGATTCGAGGCCGAGGATGAGAGGCATATAGGATGCGCCCATACAGGCGCGCAGGGGCGGGGGGCAAGCGGCGGTGTCGGAGGAGATTCGCGCAGAGACCGCAGAGATTTTGTTCGCGCGGAGACGCGGAGACGCGGAGAAGAAAGAATATCGGGCCGACAGGCCTCTTGCCCAAGGACGTCGCGTTTCGGAGCCGCGTCGGAGATGGAAGGCCGCTTCGCGGTGGAGCGCGGCCTTCTCCGCGTCTCGGCGTCTCCGCGTGAACTACCTTTCTTTCTTCTCTGCGCGCTCTGCGGCATCTGCGCGAATCCCTCTTCTTCCCTTTGTCCCTGCAAAGCCCTAGCAGGCGCGCATGGCCTCGATCCCGCTTCCCACCCCCGCAAACCCGCTCCGCATCGGCACCCGCGCCTCGCCGCTGGCGATGGCACAGGCGCATCTGGCGGCCGCCGCGCTGGCAAAAGCGCATGATCTGGCGCCCGAAGCGCTCGAAATCGTGCCGATGACCGCCACCGGCGATCGCATTCAGGACCGCGCACTGGCCGAGGTCGGCGGCAAGGCGCTGTGGACGCGCGAACTCGACGCGGCGCTCGATGCCGGGGCGATCGATATGGCGGTGCATAGCCTGAAGGATGTCGAGACGCTGCGCGATCCGCGCTTTGCATTGGGGGCGATGCTCGAACGCGCCGACCCGCGCGACCGGCTGGTGCTGCGCGAGGGGGTGGAGGCGACGACGATTGCCGACCTGCCGCGCGGCGCACGACTGGGAACGAGCAGCCCGCGTCGCGCCGCGCAGGTAAAGCGCATCCGCCCCGATCTCGTCCCGGTGCTGCTGCGCGGCAATGTCCAGACGCGGCTTGCCAAGCTCGCCGCCGGCGACGCCGATGCGACCTTGCTCGCCGCGGCCGGGCTCGAACGGCTCGCGATGCACGATATCGGGCGGGCGCAACCGATCGGCCTGCTGCTTCCGGCGGCGTCGCAGGGCGCGATCGGCATCGAGGCGCGCGCCGACGATGCCGCGACGCTGGCGCTGCTGGCGGCGGTCGATCATGGCCCGACGCACCGAGCGGTGATGGCCGAACGCGCCTTGCTTGCTGCGCTCGGCGGCGATTGCCGCTCGCCCGTCGCCGCGCACGCACACTGGCGGGAAGACGGCAGCCTGCGACTCGACGTCGAAATCTATTCGGAGGACGGCGCGGA
Proteins encoded in this window:
- a CDS encoding ABC transporter permease, producing MTPFLRNLLVIARRDFLAIVATPTFLLFLLAPLFMVGMALAGGMGASQLADSARGAGRIVVIADAADVEALRAADKNLRAAMPREPATLEVRLASAALDPVAVAREKGSDTYAVMSGPLTAPHIVEREAGSSAGRYLALIAGDAVRGRAAGAPPPITPHFEALTRGGTSIAAQQSLGFGAVFIIFLVTLLLAGQTVSSLAEEKGNKVIEILAAAVPLESVFLGKLLGFLGVAILFIAFWLVVALVGGFVAATLLDPAAIAAAGKPAAALAVAPASGWPFFIGVGFAYFVMAFLLLGAVFLGVGAQAGTVREIQMLSLPITIFQVGMFSLSAAAASAPGSRLATFAQIFPFSSPFAMAARAATDEGHGIHLLALGWQAIWVALVVYLSVRLFRAGVLSGGSGWKFWKRKRA
- a CDS encoding ABC transporter ATP-binding protein; protein product: MTEYSVEATGLTKYFDSFKAVDHVSLQVPAGCIYGVLGPNGAGKTTSLRMMLGIVDPDEGTSRLLGGHRPQAVRHRIGYLPEERGLYPGMKAREAIAFMGALRGLDWSEGRRRAATFMTELGLERVIDEKIRKMSKGMAQMVQLIGSIVHAPDLIVLDEPFSGLDPVNQERLETLVRREQGRGATILFSTHVMAHAERLCDRLAIIARSARRFEGTVDDARALLPMQVRYTPRDGSDTVAALLPAGAERRGEAWHFAIEDSAVEPLLARITAGGHGVAGLSIARPALHDAFVHIVRQVDASFDGDPEEGAIEEDAA
- the queG gene encoding tRNA epoxyqueuosine(34) reductase QueG, yielding MVAEALPPLDDTLEERLEAVAREHGFAAFGIARADAAPETAARLNQWLTEGCHGDMIWMESRAAQRGSPQGLWPEVRSVIALGMSYAPAQDPLALAGVPDRGRISVYAQGADYHDVVKRSLKAVARWLVAEAPGAEVKVFVDTAPVMEKPLAAAAGLGWQGKHSNMVSREHGSWLFLGAIYTTLDLVPSAGARDRCGSCTACQDACPTQAFPAPYRVDARRCISYLTIEHDGPIPVELRRAIGNRIYGCDDCLAVCPWNKFADTAARHRAFLPRAELAAPSLADLLALDDAGFRQVFAGSPIKRIGRNRMVRNAAIAAGNSGDRTFARRLEELTGDESPMVADAAAWALAELTP
- a CDS encoding EI24 domain-containing protein codes for the protein MARAVHALLLALRDLPHPRVLRVLAASLALTLLIFVVTGGAIFFAARWALDHWNWLDGATLDMAGVLVVLLLIAASWLLFRAVAILVVGLFADGIVADVEGRHYPAAAARAVPVSFARSLRLGLASVGRLIAVNLVALPLYISLLFTAVGAPLLAFVLNAALLGRDLEAMILARHPNRPRLGRATRWSLGALSAASFLVPVANLLAPIVGAAMAVHLLHLRDGEE
- a CDS encoding adenosine kinase is translated as MAATARFDVVAIGNAIVDVIARADDALIEAEGLAKGSMRLIDAGEAARLYAAMGPAVEMSGGSAANTLAGMAALGRRCAFIGQVADDQLGQVFTHDLTSLGVAFETPPLAEGDPTARCLIFVTPDGQRTMNTFLGASQNLGRESLAPALIADADILYLEGYLWNADASRAAMAEAIGLARAAGRRVAFTLSDTFVIAAHGEDFRRMIAAREIDILFANEAELLELAQEADFETALASVAAGVPLLVVTRSEKGAVAVTNGERTAVTAEPIDHVVDTTGAGDLFAAGFLSGQAQGRSIADCLTMGAVCAREIIAQVGPRAQTDLEAKIAERLS
- a CDS encoding lipopolysaccharide biosynthesis protein; translated protein: MSQTDSAAARSPASAESALPPEQADADTAALAKGGRTNFLGFIMRLVARLPFLYFAGRWYGPEAVGRFAFAVLVIELVAQLATLGLKRGLAEQLSAEGADHRHVVWDGMFVAFLASAIGSAILLLLPQIMFPAGDIDSTDRWMALLVFAIAGTDVALAACAYRFDIGATVRARAIVEPWVISIAAAGFWFVSPRDGLMLSYAAAMVGAFLTALIPMIRHYGGPGVWRPQPSHLIMVARRNAPLAAADAIEWGTRRLDLFILGQFTSPTIYGIYYMAQQVASLPQKLKTSFEPILGPVITRNLAEHKFAAVAAQVSQVGFWIIAAQAGIALALGIPGEAVMGLVGPQFVGGAGALAFLLAAEVVAATAVVSEAALVYVARHRNLLISLATLALQAVLSVALILVARSMGLDPITYAAAVALALMLALGFASLVKARLLAHVLGAPVNSLRWALVWATAGAAVLGWGATKLPEWAELLVGVPVILGIYAWLIWTRGFGPADRALFRKHPEAAEPAA
- a CDS encoding NAD(P)H-dependent glycerol-3-phosphate dehydrogenase, coding for MTSYHRFGVVGGGAWGTALAQLLAAEGAPVRLWAREEEVVAAINAEHRNPLFLPDAKLSPSLAATGALADLAACDALLVVVPVPFLRAVLADLPAGDAPLIFCSKGMEAGSFAFPIDIARDICPGRPLAVLSGPTFAHEVAAGLPTAITLAAADAATAEALAQALARPHFRPYVSTDMIGAEIGGAVKNILAIACGIVDGAGLGLNARAALISRGFAEMTRFGLARGAEAETLAGLAGLGDLVLTCTSSNSRNFALGQGLGRGAEAAALMADRRTVAEGAFSAPVIAAAARADGIEMPITDAVARLVAGEIRAGEAIQALLSRPLRSEGR
- the tsaD gene encoding tRNA (adenosine(37)-N6)-threonylcarbamoyltransferase complex transferase subunit TsaD, which translates into the protein MPLILGLESSCDETAAALVDSERRILAHRVAGQEAEHQPYGGVVPEIAARAHVDRLAPLVEGVLADAGMSLADVDAVAATAGPGLIGGVMVGLVTGKALAHAAGKPLIAVNHLEGHALSPRLADPDLQFPYLLLLVSGGHCQLLRVEGVGAYRRLATTIDDAAGEAFDKTAKLLGLGYPGGPAVERVAKDGDPRAVPLPRPLVGSAEPHFSFAGLKSAVARAAASGEHGVADLAASFQQAVVDCLVDRSRIALAACPDATAFVVAGGVAANGAIRGALTDLAAHFDKPFVAPPLWLCTDNGAMIAWAGAERFAAGLTDPLDTAARPRWPLDPEAEAVRGAGVKA
- the hemC gene encoding hydroxymethylbilane synthase, with the translated sequence MASIPLPTPANPLRIGTRASPLAMAQAHLAAAALAKAHDLAPEALEIVPMTATGDRIQDRALAEVGGKALWTRELDAALDAGAIDMAVHSLKDVETLRDPRFALGAMLERADPRDRLVLREGVEATTIADLPRGARLGTSSPRRAAQVKRIRPDLVPVLLRGNVQTRLAKLAAGDADATLLAAAGLERLAMHDIGRAQPIGLLLPAASQGAIGIEARADDAATLALLAAVDHGPTHRAVMAERALLAALGGDCRSPVAAHAHWREDGSLRLDVEIYSEDGAEHVAGHAIVTGEADAEALAHRLLGDAPEAVRRLFTA